Below is a genomic region from Salinirussus salinus.
GGTCGCCGGTCGTCCCGGAGGTGTAGATGAGCAGCCCGTCGTCCTCGGCGTCGGTCTCGGCGACCTCCCGGCCGGCGGCGGCGCCCTCGATGGCCTCCCAGAGGTCGGTCTCGCCCTCGTGGGGGTCCGCGACGTCGACGGTGAGGACCGTCTCCAGAGCATCGAGGTCACCGCGGACGTACCGGAGGGTGTCGGCGTTCGCGGCGTCGACGACGCAGGCGACGGCGTCCGCGTCGTCCAGCCGGTAGGAGAGGCCGTCGACTCCGAACAGGGTACTCAGGGGGATCGAGACCGCCCCCAGTTTCCAGCATGCGACGTGGGCCAGCACCGTCTCGGGCTTCTGGCCGACGTTGACGCCGACGCGGTCGCCCCGGCCCACGCCCTGTGCGGCCAGGTGGTTCGCCAGCCGGTCGGTGTACTCGCCGAGCTCGCCGAAGGTCAGCGTCCGCTCGCGGCCGCCGGCCTCCTCGGCGTACAGGGCAACCGCCTCGGGTGTCTCCTCGGCCCACCGCTCGCAGACGTAGTCGGCCATGTTGAACTGGTCGGGGACCTCCCACTCGAAGGCCTCCCGGAGTTCGCCGTAGCTGTCCCACTCCTGCTCGTGGAAGTGGTACGCGTCGAGTCGCTCGACCATGCCGGGCGTTCACAGGGGCCGACCAAAAAGGTAGAGGCGAGCCGGCGAGACGGCGGTCACTTACTTGTAGCTCGGGACCGGTTCTGGCGTATGAGCGAGCGGGGTGAGGCGATCCGGGTTCTCCACGTCGACGACGACCCGGGACTGGTAGACGTGGCCGCCACCTTCCTCGAACGCGAGGACGACCGGATCACGGTCCGGAGCGCGACCAGCGCCGCCGACGGGCTGGCGGTCCTGGAGGCCCACGAGGTCGATTGCGTCGTCTCCGACTACGAGATGCCGGGACAGGACGGGATCGACTTCCTCGAGGCCGTCCGCGAGACCGACCCCGACCTCCCCTTCATTCTCTACACCGGGAAGGGGAGCGAGGAGGTCGCGAGCGAGGCCGTCTCGGCAGGCGTGACCGACTACATGCAGAAGGAGACCGGGACCGACCAGTACGCCGTCCTGGCCAACCGGGTCGCCAACAGCGTCGAGCAGTACCGCGCCGAGCAGGAGGCCGAGCGGACCCGCAGGCGGCTGGAGGAACTCTCCGAGAGCACGACGGACTGCCTGTGGATGTTCGACCGGGACTGGGAGGAGCTGCTTTTCATCTCGGGCTACGAGGAGGTGTGGGAGCGGCCGGAGTCGGCCATCAGGGAAGACCCGAAGGACTTCCTGAACGGCGTCCACCCCGACGACCGCGAGTTTGTCAGTGCAGCTATGGATCGCCTCTCCGATGGGGAGTCGATCGACATCGAGTACCGGATCCTGCGCGGCGGCGGCGAGCAGGGGGCCGTCTGGGTGAAAGGCGAACCGGTGTTCGAGGACGGCGACGTCGTACGGGTCGTCGGGTTCACCCGGGACATCACCGAGCGGCGGGAGCAGTCACGGCGGCTGGAGACGCTGATCAGCAACCTCCCGGGGATCGCCTACCGGGCCCGCAACGAGCCCGGCTGGCCCATGGAGGTCGTCAGAGGCGAGTGCGAGGAGCTCACGGGGTACACCGCGGAGGCGGTCGAGAGCGGAGCGGTCAGCTGGGGAGGCGACGTGCTCCACCCGGACGACCGCGAGCGGATCTGGGACACTGTACAGGGCTTCCTCGAAGAGGACCGCCCCTTCGAGGTGACCTACCGGATCCGGACCGAAGAGGGGGAGACGAAGTGGATGTGGGAGCGGGGCCGGCTGGTCGACGCCGAACTGGAGGATGAACCGGTACTGGAGGGGTTCATCACGGACATCACCGAACGCAGGCGACGCGAGCAGGAGCTGCGCCGGTACGAAGCCTACCTCGAGGAGTCGACCGACATCATCACCGTGCTCGACGACGACGGCACGATCAAGTACCAGAGCCCCGCAGTCACCCGGTTGCTCGGATACGGACAGGAGGAACTGGTCGGCGAGAACGGCTTCGACTTCATCCACCCCGACGACGTGGAGGAACTCCTCGCGCACTTCGAGGACCTCCTCTCGGACCCGGGCGCGACGACCACCGTCGAGTGCCGGTTCCGGACGGCCGACGGCGACTGGGTCTGGCTCGAGGTCCACGGCAAAAACCAGCTCGGGAACGAGGCGATAGAGGGGGTCGTGACGAACAACCGCGTCATCACCGAGCGCAAGGAGCGCGAGCAGGACCTCGAGCGGACGAACGCGCTGCTCTCGACGCTTGTGGAGACGCTCCCGGTGGGCGTCCTCGCCGAAGACGGGTCCCGGAACGTGCTGGCGGTCAACGAGCGCCTGCTCGAGCTGTTCGGCATAGCGGGGTCGCCAGCGGAGACGGTCGGAGCGGACTGTGAGCGGCTGGCCCGGGAAGTCAGCGACGTGTTCGCGGACCCGGAGGAGTTCGTCGCGCGCATCGACCGGCTGGTCGACACCCGCGAGTCCGTCCGGGGCGAGGAGCTCCACCTCCGGGACGGCCGGACCTTCGCGCGCAGCCACGAGCCGATCGAACTCCCGGAGGGTGAGGGTCACCTGTGGGTCTACCGCGAGATCACCGAGCGGAGAGACCGGGAGCGGCGGCTCCGCGAGACGACCTCGCGGCTCGAGGCTCTGTTCGAGCAGTCCCCGGACATGATCAACGTCCACGACACGGAAGGGAACATCATCGACCCGAACCCGCGGCTCGTCGAGAAGACGGGCTACGACCGGGAGGAACTCGCCGGGATGAAAGTCTGGGAACTCGACCAGACACTCGACCGCGATGCGGCACGGGACTTCTGGGCGGGGATGGACCACGGCGACCGCGAACGCCTAGAGGGGGTCTACCGCCGGCGCGACGGCTCCACCTTCCCCGTCGAGGTCCACATCAGGCGGCTCGAACTGAACGGCGACGACCGCTTCATCGCGATCAGCCGTGAAACCACCGAACGCAAGGAGCGCGAACGGGAACTCAGCAGGCAAAACGAGCGTCTCGAGGAGTTCGCGAGCGTCGTCAGCCACGACCTCCGGAACCCGCTGAACGTGGCCCAGGGCCGCCTGGAACTGCTCGCCGAGGAGTGTGACAGCGAGCACGCCGAGCCGGCGAGAGAAGCCCTCGAGCGGATGGGCCGGATCATCGAGGACGTACTCTGGCTCGCCCGCGAGGGGAAAGACATCGGCACGACCGGGACTGTCGACCTCCGGGAGGCGGTCGGGTCGGCGTGGGAGATGGCGGCCGCCGACGGGGCCGAACTGGTCGTCGACCTGACCGGCTCGCCCGCGGTGGACGCTGACGGGGACCGGCTTGGACAGCTCCTCGAGAACCTCTTCCGTAACTCGGTCGAACACGCCGGCGAAGACGTGACCGTCACGGCCGGCGAGTCAGAGGGCGGGTTCTACGTCGAGGACGACGGCCCCGGGATCCCCGAAGCGGAGCGCGAGGACGTCTTCGACGCCGGCTACACGACGAGCCAGGAGGGGACCGGGTTCGGGCTCAGCATCGTCGAGCGGATCGCCGAGGCCCACGGCTGGGAGGTCGAGGTCACGGAGAGTCCGTCGGGGGGCGCCCGCTTCGAGGTCACCGGCGTCGAGTTCGTCGACGAGTAGCCGCCGCGGGGCTCGCCCCTCGCCGCGCCGGTGGTCGCCCCGGGTCCCCCGCCGTCGTGTCGGCGGCCACCCTCCACCACGGAGGCAAGGTGTTTGTCACCGGGCCACGAACGGGCCACCATGGATTTTGTCCGACCCGAAGAGGAGGCTGCGGCCGTCCGCGACGCGGTCAGCCGACCGAAGTTCCTGGACGCGACGACGCTCACGGTGGGCTTCCGGACGGACCCGGACGCAGTCGAGCGGGTGCTCCCGCCGGGACTCGAGCCGGCCGACCGGCCACTCGCCCGCGCCGAGGTGGTCAGCGTGGGCCGGTCGAACTGCGTCGGCCCGTTCGACGGCGGCGGGCTGTACGTCCGTGCCAGACACGGCGACCGCGAGGGTGCGTACTGCCTCTCGATGCCGATGTCGACCGACGCGGCCGTGCGCTGGGGACGGGAGACCCTCGGCGAGCCCAAAAAGCGGGCC
It encodes:
- a CDS encoding PAS domain S-box protein produces the protein MSERGEAIRVLHVDDDPGLVDVAATFLEREDDRITVRSATSAADGLAVLEAHEVDCVVSDYEMPGQDGIDFLEAVRETDPDLPFILYTGKGSEEVASEAVSAGVTDYMQKETGTDQYAVLANRVANSVEQYRAEQEAERTRRRLEELSESTTDCLWMFDRDWEELLFISGYEEVWERPESAIREDPKDFLNGVHPDDREFVSAAMDRLSDGESIDIEYRILRGGGEQGAVWVKGEPVFEDGDVVRVVGFTRDITERREQSRRLETLISNLPGIAYRARNEPGWPMEVVRGECEELTGYTAEAVESGAVSWGGDVLHPDDRERIWDTVQGFLEEDRPFEVTYRIRTEEGETKWMWERGRLVDAELEDEPVLEGFITDITERRRREQELRRYEAYLEESTDIITVLDDDGTIKYQSPAVTRLLGYGQEELVGENGFDFIHPDDVEELLAHFEDLLSDPGATTTVECRFRTADGDWVWLEVHGKNQLGNEAIEGVVTNNRVITERKEREQDLERTNALLSTLVETLPVGVLAEDGSRNVLAVNERLLELFGIAGSPAETVGADCERLAREVSDVFADPEEFVARIDRLVDTRESVRGEELHLRDGRTFARSHEPIELPEGEGHLWVYREITERRDRERRLRETTSRLEALFEQSPDMINVHDTEGNIIDPNPRLVEKTGYDREELAGMKVWELDQTLDRDAARDFWAGMDHGDRERLEGVYRRRDGSTFPVEVHIRRLELNGDDRFIAISRETTERKERERELSRQNERLEEFASVVSHDLRNPLNVAQGRLELLAEECDSEHAEPAREALERMGRIIEDVLWLAREGKDIGTTGTVDLREAVGSAWEMAAADGAELVVDLTGSPAVDADGDRLGQLLENLFRNSVEHAGEDVTVTAGESEGGFYVEDDGPGIPEAEREDVFDAGYTTSQEGTGFGLSIVERIAEAHGWEVEVTESPSGGARFEVTGVEFVDE